One Callospermophilus lateralis isolate mCalLat2 chromosome 6, mCalLat2.hap1, whole genome shotgun sequence genomic region harbors:
- the LOC143400873 gene encoding SPRY domain-containing protein 7-like isoform X2, with product MAASVLCCLRCCREGGTGYIPLKEMPAVQLDTQHMGTDVVIVKNGRRICGTGGCLASAPLHQNKSYFEFKIQSTGIWGIGVATQKVNLNQIPLGRDVHSLVMRNDGALYHNNEEKNTLPANSLPQEGDVLFMLMTVQFWIASSVNFIILLHPVLRKYYLNSRTSECIIFETCISALVTSVYHLIKLYLTCR from the exons ATGGCTGCTTCGGTTTTGTGCTGCCTGCGGTGCTGCAGAGAGGGCGGGACTGGCTACATCCCTCTGAAGGAGATGCCAGCTGTGCAGCTGGACACGCAGCACATGGGAACAGATGTTGTCATTGTAAAAAATGGAAGAAGAATATGTGGAACAGGAGGTTGTTTAGCCAGTGCACCTTTACATCAAAACAAAAGCTACTTTGAATTCAAAATCCAGTCTACAGGAATATGGGGTATTGGTGTTGCAACTCAGAAGGTTAACCTGAATCAGATTCCCCTTGGCCGAGATGTTCACAGTCTGGTGATGAGAAATGATGGAGCCCTATACcacaacaatgaagagaaaaaCACGCTGCCAGCAAACAGCCTTCCACAAGAGGGAGACGTG TTGTTTATGTTGATGACAGTGCAATTTTGGATTGCCAGTTCAGTGAATTTTATCATACTCCTCCACCCGGTTTTGAGAAAATATTATTTGAATAGCAGAACTTCTGAATGTATTATTTTTGAAACTTGTATTTCTGCACTTGTTACAAGTGTTTACCATTTAATAAAGCTTTATCTGACCTGTAGATGa
- the LOC143400873 gene encoding SPRY domain-containing protein 7-like isoform X1: MAASVLCCLRCCREGGTGYIPLKEMPAVQLDTQHMGTDVVIVKNGRRICGTGGCLASAPLHQNKSYFEFKIQSTGIWGIGVATQKVNLNQIPLGRDVHSLVMRNDGALYHNNEEKNTLPANSLPQEGDVVGITYDHVELNVYLNGKNMYCPASGIRGTVYPVVYVDDSAILDCQFSEFYHTPPPGFEKILFE, encoded by the coding sequence ATGGCTGCTTCGGTTTTGTGCTGCCTGCGGTGCTGCAGAGAGGGCGGGACTGGCTACATCCCTCTGAAGGAGATGCCAGCTGTGCAGCTGGACACGCAGCACATGGGAACAGATGTTGTCATTGTAAAAAATGGAAGAAGAATATGTGGAACAGGAGGTTGTTTAGCCAGTGCACCTTTACATCAAAACAAAAGCTACTTTGAATTCAAAATCCAGTCTACAGGAATATGGGGTATTGGTGTTGCAACTCAGAAGGTTAACCTGAATCAGATTCCCCTTGGCCGAGATGTTCACAGTCTGGTGATGAGAAATGATGGAGCCCTATACcacaacaatgaagagaaaaaCACGCTGCCAGCAAACAGCCTTCCACAAGAGGGAGACGTGGTGGGTATTACATATGACCATGTAGAATTAAATGtatatttgaatggaaaaaacaTGTATTGTCCTGCATCAGGTATACGAGGGACAGTGTATCCAGTTGTTTATGTTGATGACAGTGCAATTTTGGATTGCCAGTTCAGTGAATTTTATCATACTCCTCCACCCGGTTTTGAGAAAATATTATTTGAATAG